Genomic DNA from Novosphingobium sp. TH158:
GCCCAGCCCGCCAGCCAGTAAGCCACGGCCATGATCACTTCGGCCAGCCATTCGTGGGCGTGCCAGGGCTTGCCGGCAAAGCTGTGCGAGAAGGGGTCGGTCATCGGCACGGCGCCGTGATCGAGCATCCATTCGCCAGCCCGTACGTGCCACCAGGAATCGCCGTCGGCCAGGACCTGGGGGATGAACGCCGTAATGGCAAAGGCGATCAGCGCCGCGAAGGCGAAGTGCGCCCGATTACCCCCCAGCGTCACCGGCGCGGCCTTTAGCGGCCCTTCCAGTCGGGCTTGCGCTTCTGGGCGAAGGCCATGGCGCCTTCGCGCGCATCTTCGCTCTGGAAAACGTGCTCGATGTAGGGGTTCTGGTTGGGGATGATCTCCGCGTCCGACCATAGCCACGAATCACGCACCACGCCCTTCGAGGCGATGACTGCCAGCGGGCCATTCGCCGCCACCCGCGCTGCAAGGGCGCGCGCGCCCTCGATCGCAGGACCATCGGTCAGCACGTTGACCAGCCCCAGCTCATGCGCGCGTTCGGCCGTGATCGGATCGCCGGTAAGCGCCAGTTCCATCGCCAGCGTGCGCGGCAGCAGGCGCGGCAGTTGCACCATGCCGCCGCCGCCAGCGGCCAGGCCGCGCTTCACTTCGGGAATGCCGAATTTCGCACCCTTGCTGGCCACGATCATGTCACAGGCAATGGCCAGCTCCATGCCGCCGGCAAGCGCATAACCATCGACGGCTGCAATCACCGGCTTCT
This window encodes:
- a CDS encoding crotonase/enoyl-CoA hydratase family protein — its product is MSDQVIVEAREGVLEVTINRPEAKNAMTKAAAEAIAAAMDRLDAETDLRCAILTGAGGSFCSGMDLKGFLAGELPVAGKRGFGGLTAWTPKKPVIAAVDGYALAGGMELAIACDMIVASKGAKFGIPEVKRGLAAGGGGMVQLPRLLPRTLAMELALTGDPITAERAHELGLVNVLTDGPAIEGARALAARVAANGPLAVIASKGVVRDSWLWSDAEIIPNQNPYIEHVFQSEDAREGAMAFAQKRKPDWKGR